From the genome of Nocardia sp. NBC_01503, one region includes:
- a CDS encoding serine/threonine-protein kinase produces MLNNGDVFAGFTIERLLGQGGMGSVYLARHPRLGRLTALKLLNRELFADREIRARFEREADLVAQLDHPNIVEVYDRGSEDEQLWISMQYIDGVDAAGVNVTQLPPERAVQIIEGVAEALDYAHTRGVLHRDVKPANIILARAVAGHGERVFLTDFGIARLREDSTHLTQRGMFTATLAYASPEQMTGAHLDHTTDQYSLACALYWLLIGAGPYDSPHPAELIRGHLQLLPPPVSLRRPGLTQAMDAVLTKAMAKRPVDRFPSCADFAKAARRALTSGPVPYPAAAPYTVAPPTYGAPPAAAYPAAPPAYPPQAPNYPPGQPAPAPGYAPAQQAPGGASVPAPGYSPAQPGAAAPMPSPGFPAAPQGYPAAPPNYPAPQQHPAAQQPGQMPPGPAASGYVGAPQSPNAPQPIPAPPAGSPAPANPEAPLDDSAYRPTDSFPTRRVPSGTSEGNPADPTSTDSGTPGDEQSPPPPAPPAISEEPSGDAPRQLTALPHEPDADENASRQTDSFPTHRAPAEDMAADSTAGEEDSAPSGTGPAAASAVEAPSKRRKRKASRKSEAMNPAVAPENEAPDNDAPPPATAEQTPPPVAASDPIAQDDSAARADTESARIAGASDSAPSEDGDAAEPRAEAGYPGAGLRNPESGAFVPSAEPGAASPAKRGADSVWSREGSKPREADDEPSPTAQAAETPSAAAQPPIEPQPGAAQTAAAPPVGAIPVGPHPGGPPPGQFGPAGYPVNSPPSQQIPAGVGRSQVTALVVLGLAVLALLLMLALVVVQVAG; encoded by the coding sequence GTGTTGAACAACGGTGACGTGTTCGCCGGTTTCACCATTGAGCGACTGCTCGGACAGGGCGGGATGGGATCGGTGTATCTCGCCCGCCATCCCCGGCTGGGGCGGCTCACCGCGCTCAAGCTGTTGAATCGGGAACTCTTCGCCGACAGGGAGATTCGCGCGCGTTTCGAACGTGAGGCGGATCTGGTCGCACAGCTCGATCACCCCAATATCGTCGAGGTGTACGACCGCGGCAGCGAGGATGAGCAGCTGTGGATCTCCATGCAGTACATCGACGGTGTCGATGCCGCCGGAGTGAACGTCACCCAACTCCCGCCCGAACGCGCCGTCCAGATCATCGAGGGCGTGGCCGAGGCCCTGGACTACGCGCATACCCGCGGCGTCCTGCACCGGGATGTGAAGCCCGCCAACATTATTCTGGCCCGCGCCGTCGCCGGTCACGGTGAACGCGTCTTTCTCACCGATTTCGGTATCGCCCGCCTGCGCGAGGACTCCACCCATCTCACCCAGCGCGGTATGTTCACCGCCACCCTGGCGTACGCCTCGCCGGAACAGATGACCGGCGCCCATCTGGACCACACCACCGACCAGTACTCGCTGGCCTGTGCCCTGTACTGGCTGCTTATTGGCGCGGGTCCGTACGACTCTCCCCACCCCGCCGAACTCATTCGCGGTCACCTCCAACTCCTCCCGCCGCCGGTGAGCCTGCGCCGCCCGGGACTCACCCAAGCCATGGACGCCGTCCTCACCAAGGCCATGGCCAAACGCCCGGTGGATCGCTTCCCCTCCTGCGCCGACTTCGCCAAAGCCGCCCGCCGAGCCCTCACCTCGGGCCCCGTCCCCTACCCCGCCGCCGCGCCGTACACCGTCGCCCCACCCACCTACGGCGCCCCGCCCGCGGCCGCCTACCCCGCCGCGCCACCGGCCTATCCGCCGCAGGCGCCGAACTACCCGCCCGGCCAACCGGCCCCCGCTCCGGGTTACGCACCGGCCCAGCAGGCGCCCGGTGGCGCATCGGTTCCGGCTCCGGGCTATTCGCCTGCCCAGCCGGGTGCGGCCGCGCCGATGCCATCGCCCGGCTTCCCGGCCGCCCCGCAGGGCTATCCCGCCGCCCCGCCCAATTATCCGGCTCCCCAACAGCACCCGGCCGCACAACAACCGGGGCAGATGCCTCCGGGCCCGGCGGCCTCGGGATACGTAGGCGCGCCGCAGTCTCCGAACGCGCCGCAGCCGATCCCGGCACCGCCCGCCGGATCGCCCGCCCCGGCGAACCCTGAAGCGCCACTGGACGATTCCGCCTACCGCCCAACCGATTCGTTCCCCACCCGCCGAGTCCCGTCGGGCACCTCCGAGGGGAATCCCGCCGACCCCACCTCCACGGACTCCGGCACGCCGGGTGATGAGCAATCACCCCCTCCGCCAGCCCCACCCGCGATTTCGGAAGAGCCCTCGGGGGATGCGCCACGCCAACTGACCGCGCTGCCGCACGAACCAGACGCCGACGAGAACGCGTCCCGGCAAACCGACTCCTTCCCGACCCATCGGGCGCCTGCCGAGGATATGGCAGCTGATTCCACTGCCGGGGAAGAGGATTCGGCGCCATCTGGGACCGGCCCCGCAGCAGCCTCGGCTGTCGAAGCGCCATCGAAACGGCGCAAGCGGAAGGCCTCGCGTAAATCGGAGGCGATGAACCCTGCCGTCGCTCCCGAGAACGAAGCGCCGGACAATGACGCGCCGCCACCGGCTACAGCGGAGCAGACTCCGCCGCCGGTGGCCGCGTCCGATCCGATAGCGCAGGACGACTCGGCCGCGCGGGCCGACACCGAATCCGCCCGGATCGCCGGAGCATCCGATAGCGCGCCCTCGGAGGACGGCGACGCGGCAGAGCCTCGTGCCGAAGCGGGCTATCCCGGTGCGGGGCTTCGCAATCCGGAGTCCGGCGCGTTCGTTCCCTCGGCGGAGCCCGGTGCCGCGAGTCCTGCGAAACGCGGTGCCGACAGTGTGTGGTCGCGCGAGGGCTCGAAACCCCGGGAAGCCGATGACGAACCGTCCCCCACGGCTCAGGCCGCCGAGACCCCTTCCGCCGCCGCCCAACCGCCCATCGAGCCCCAACCCGGTGCGGCTCAGACCGCCGCAGCACCACCCGTCGGCGCGATACCGGTAGGGCCGCATCCCGGCGGTCCGCCACCCGGCCAGTTCGGCCCGGCCGGATATCCGGTCAATTCGCCTCCATCACAGCAGATTCCGGCGGGAGTCGGGCGCTCACAGGTCACCGCCCTGGTGGTGCTCGGCCTGGCCGTGCTGGCCCTGCTGTTGATGCTCGCCCTCGTGGTGGTGCAGGTGGCGGGCTGA
- a CDS encoding GNAT family N-acetyltransferase: MGDSAVVIRDVETEEYAAVGALTVEVYVGEGHVNPESPYVAELADTGTRAASAEILVAVHDGGVVGSVTVARPGTPFADIARDGELEFRMLVVGKQGRGLGVGTALVRKVIEIARAEGWQAVVLTTMPTMRDARRLYDRLGFVHAPERDWKTMAGTPLTVMRLPV; this comes from the coding sequence ATGGGTGACTCGGCCGTGGTGATCAGGGATGTGGAGACCGAAGAGTACGCGGCAGTCGGCGCGCTGACCGTCGAGGTGTATGTGGGGGAGGGGCATGTGAACCCCGAAAGTCCCTATGTCGCGGAGCTCGCCGATACCGGCACCCGCGCAGCGAGCGCGGAGATCCTGGTGGCGGTGCACGACGGCGGGGTCGTCGGATCGGTGACGGTGGCGCGGCCGGGTACCCCGTTCGCCGATATCGCGCGGGATGGTGAGCTGGAATTCCGCATGCTGGTGGTGGGCAAGCAGGGTCGCGGGCTCGGTGTCGGTACCGCATTGGTGCGCAAGGTCATCGAGATCGCGCGGGCGGAGGGCTGGCAGGCGGTCGTATTGACCACCATGCCGACCATGCGAGACGCCCGGCGGCTCTATGACCGATTGGGATTCGTCCATGCGCCGGAACGGGATTGGAAGACGATGGCGGGCACGCCGCTGACAGTGATGCGCCTCCCGGTGTGA
- the ligA gene encoding NAD-dependent DNA ligase LigA — translation MEISAASAERITPASGDERVEWARLAEQVRDHQFRYYVRDAPIITDGEFDELFQQLVALEEAHPDLRAPDSPTQLVGGGFTTEFAPVDHLERMYSLDNVFNFDEMRAWITRVEVETGADTHFVCEVKIDGVALNLVYEDGKLVRGATRGDGTTGENVTLNARTIDDIPHELIGTDEFPVPKLLEVRGEAYMTLADFERLNATIVAEGKEPYANPRNTAAGSLRQKDPAVTARRRLRMICHGFGRTDGFSAGSQHEAYRALAAWGLPVSAHTVRVRGIEPVLDRIAYWGEHRHDIEHEIDGQVIKVDDFALQRRLGATSRAPRWAIAYKYPPEEATTKLLDIQVNVGRTGRVTPFAVMQPVTVAGSTVAMATLHNAAEVVRKGVLIGDTVTIRKAGDVIPEVLGPLVDARTGAERAFVMPTHCPECGTELAPAKEGDADIRCPNQQHCPAQLRERVFHVAGRGAFDIEALGYEAAIDLLKSGAIEDEGDLFALDEDKLLTTALFTNKSGTLSQNGKRLLQNLESAKDRPLWRVLVALSIRHVGPTAARALASALGSMDKIQKATDEELAAVDGVGPTIVVALQEWFTVPWHLDIVDKWRAAGVRMADERDESIERNLEGLSIVVTGSLQDFTRDGAKEAILVRGGKAASSVSKKTAFVVIGDSPGSKADKAEELGVRILDEDAFKRLLEGGPDAVA, via the coding sequence ATGGAGATCAGCGCGGCGAGCGCGGAGCGGATCACCCCCGCGAGTGGGGACGAGCGGGTCGAGTGGGCGCGGCTGGCGGAGCAGGTGCGCGACCACCAATTCCGGTACTACGTGCGGGACGCGCCCATCATCACCGACGGTGAATTCGACGAGCTGTTCCAGCAACTGGTCGCCCTGGAGGAGGCGCATCCGGATCTACGCGCCCCCGACTCCCCGACCCAGTTGGTCGGCGGCGGATTCACCACCGAGTTCGCACCGGTCGATCACCTGGAGCGGATGTACTCACTGGACAATGTCTTCAACTTCGACGAGATGCGGGCGTGGATCACCCGCGTCGAGGTCGAGACCGGGGCCGATACGCACTTCGTCTGCGAGGTCAAGATCGATGGCGTCGCGTTGAACCTGGTCTACGAGGACGGCAAACTGGTGCGCGGCGCGACTCGCGGCGACGGCACCACCGGCGAGAACGTCACGCTCAATGCCCGCACCATCGACGATATTCCGCACGAGCTGATCGGCACCGACGAATTCCCGGTGCCCAAACTCCTCGAGGTGCGCGGTGAGGCGTATATGACCCTCGCCGATTTCGAGCGCCTCAACGCCACCATTGTCGCGGAAGGTAAAGAGCCGTACGCGAATCCGCGCAATACCGCCGCGGGCTCACTGCGGCAGAAGGATCCGGCCGTCACCGCCCGGCGGCGGCTGCGGATGATCTGCCACGGCTTCGGCCGCACCGACGGCTTCAGCGCCGGATCGCAGCATGAGGCGTATCGCGCGCTGGCGGCCTGGGGGCTGCCGGTCTCCGCGCATACCGTTCGGGTGCGGGGTATCGAGCCGGTATTGGATCGCATCGCCTACTGGGGTGAGCATCGGCACGATATCGAGCACGAGATCGACGGCCAGGTGATCAAGGTCGACGATTTCGCACTGCAACGCCGGCTCGGCGCGACCTCGCGCGCCCCGCGCTGGGCCATCGCCTACAAGTACCCGCCGGAGGAGGCCACCACCAAACTCCTCGATATCCAGGTGAATGTCGGTCGTACCGGCCGGGTTACGCCGTTCGCGGTCATGCAGCCGGTCACCGTGGCGGGCTCCACCGTGGCCATGGCGACCCTGCACAATGCCGCCGAGGTGGTGCGCAAGGGCGTGCTCATCGGCGATACCGTCACCATCCGCAAGGCCGGTGATGTGATTCCCGAGGTGCTCGGCCCGCTGGTGGACGCGCGCACCGGCGCCGAGCGCGCGTTCGTCATGCCGACGCACTGCCCCGAATGCGGTACCGAATTGGCTCCGGCCAAGGAGGGTGACGCCGATATCCGCTGCCCGAATCAGCAGCACTGCCCGGCGCAGTTGCGGGAGCGGGTATTCCACGTCGCCGGGCGCGGTGCGTTCGATATCGAGGCGCTGGGTTACGAGGCAGCCATCGATCTGCTCAAGTCCGGGGCCATCGAGGATGAGGGTGACCTGTTCGCCCTCGATGAGGACAAACTGCTCACCACAGCACTTTTCACGAATAAGAGCGGCACGCTGTCGCAGAACGGCAAGCGGCTGCTGCAGAATCTGGAGTCCGCCAAGGATCGCCCACTGTGGCGAGTCCTGGTGGCCCTGTCCATCCGGCACGTAGGTCCGACGGCCGCAAGGGCTTTGGCGTCCGCACTGGGGAGTATGGACAAGATCCAGAAAGCCACCGACGAGGAGCTGGCCGCGGTCGATGGCGTCGGCCCGACCATTGTCGTCGCGCTACAGGAGTGGTTCACGGTGCCGTGGCATCTCGACATCGTGGACAAGTGGCGGGCCGCGGGCGTCCGGATGGCGGATGAGCGCGACGAATCCATCGAGCGCAATCTCGAGGGCCTGTCCATCGTGGTCACCGGATCGCTACAGGACTTCACCCGCGACGGGGCCAAGGAGGCCATTCTGGTTCGCGGTGGCAAAGCGGCCAGTTCGGTCTCCAAGAAGACCGCCTTCGTGGTGATCGGTGATTCCCCCGGCTCCAAGGCGGACAAGGCCGAGGAACTCGGCGTGCGGATCCTCGACGAGGATGCCTTCAAACGCCTCCTCGAGGGCGGCCCCGACGCGGTGGCGTAA
- a CDS encoding amino acid-binding protein encodes MSYLLRVQLPDRPGSLGSLALALGSVGADILSLDVVERGDGFAIDDIVVEVPSGALPDTLITAAESLHDVQVDSLRPYSGMLDTHRELELIDQVANARDDRLQVLVDGVPRVLRVGWSTVIDMGPQGAYRVVGSQSAPSTQAAEAPWMPLEKPAALDGEGDWVPELWRDMDTKLAAAPLGNTGKALLLGRPGGPDFRPSEVARLGYLAGIIATVLG; translated from the coding sequence GTGTCATACCTGCTTCGCGTGCAACTTCCGGATCGTCCAGGCAGTCTCGGTTCGCTCGCACTCGCGCTGGGTTCCGTGGGCGCCGATATCCTCTCGCTGGATGTCGTCGAACGCGGTGACGGTTTCGCGATCGACGACATAGTGGTCGAGGTACCGTCGGGCGCTCTTCCGGACACACTCATCACGGCGGCGGAGTCGCTGCACGACGTACAGGTGGATTCGCTCCGCCCGTACTCGGGCATGCTGGACACGCATCGCGAGCTCGAGCTCATCGATCAGGTCGCCAACGCACGCGACGACCGGTTGCAGGTATTGGTCGACGGCGTCCCCCGGGTGCTGCGGGTGGGCTGGAGCACGGTCATCGATATGGGCCCGCAGGGCGCGTACCGGGTGGTCGGCAGCCAGAGCGCGCCGTCCACGCAGGCGGCCGAGGCGCCGTGGATGCCGCTCGAGAAGCCCGCCGCGCTCGACGGCGAGGGCGATTGGGTGCCGGAGCTGTGGCGCGATATGGACACCAAACTGGCCGCGGCACCGCTGGGCAATACCGGCAAGGCGCTACTGCTGGGCCGTCCGGGCGGACCCGATTTCCGACCTTCCGAGGTCGCTCGACTCGGATATCTGGCCGGAATAATCGCCACCGTGCTCGGCTAG
- a CDS encoding alpha/beta-hydrolase family protein, giving the protein MSIIDRARPTTTNSPGAAVHDSRANRSIGARLRIRAPRVGTTLGVLFGVLASLAPGLLPRTPTAQAILTALLVLLGLGVVGLGRIALRRMGFGDGSIRRRSRVPVLALAVPAVAVAVAQAEHWQNRLRGAMGVAQVGPAYWLLWGVWTALIVGAVICGCLGIRRVVRRLGRLRSALLLAMIAVATQAVLVPTVVDWRKESYAAANAYVDPTLQQPVSPGRSGSPVSAASWSSLGAQGRKFVAGQPAQGVRVYIGLNSAPDVNARVALAIQELERSGGLQRANLVVTVPTGSGWIDGEAAAGLDRRFDGDVALVGLQYSNAPSWATFVFGRSAAEESARALFTAVEQRVSTLPHRPKLYLYGQSLGALGGNAIFADDADQDRRTCAALWAGPPANDVHRAGATVLANASDPVVHWSPSLLWSPPNLTGTRPDAPVPRWLPVVSFLQTSLDLLGALDAPSGHGHRYGVDQGTALGTC; this is encoded by the coding sequence GTGAGCATCATCGATCGGGCCAGACCCACGACGACGAACTCTCCCGGTGCGGCAGTGCATGATTCGCGGGCGAATCGATCCATCGGCGCACGCCTGCGGATACGCGCGCCGCGGGTCGGGACCACGCTCGGGGTGCTGTTCGGAGTGCTGGCATCGCTGGCCCCGGGATTGCTGCCGCGAACTCCTACGGCACAGGCGATTCTGACGGCGTTGCTGGTTCTCCTCGGGCTCGGAGTGGTGGGGCTGGGGCGTATCGCTCTGCGCCGGATGGGATTCGGCGACGGGTCGATCCGGAGACGATCGCGGGTTCCGGTACTCGCGCTGGCTGTCCCCGCGGTGGCGGTCGCGGTGGCACAGGCCGAGCATTGGCAGAACCGGCTGCGAGGGGCCATGGGTGTAGCTCAGGTGGGGCCCGCGTACTGGTTGCTGTGGGGCGTGTGGACGGCGCTGATCGTCGGAGCGGTTATCTGCGGATGCCTCGGAATTCGCCGGGTGGTGCGGCGACTCGGGCGGCTGCGGAGTGCGCTGCTGCTGGCCATGATCGCAGTCGCGACGCAGGCCGTGCTGGTGCCCACCGTGGTGGATTGGCGCAAGGAGTCGTACGCGGCCGCGAACGCCTACGTGGATCCCACTCTGCAGCAGCCGGTTTCGCCGGGCCGGTCGGGGAGTCCGGTATCGGCGGCCAGTTGGTCCTCACTGGGCGCGCAGGGCCGCAAATTCGTGGCGGGCCAACCCGCACAGGGCGTGCGGGTCTACATCGGGTTGAACTCGGCACCGGATGTGAACGCCCGTGTGGCACTGGCGATTCAGGAGTTGGAGCGCTCCGGTGGATTACAGCGCGCGAACCTGGTGGTGACCGTCCCCACCGGATCGGGCTGGATCGACGGTGAGGCCGCCGCCGGCCTGGATCGACGCTTCGACGGCGATGTCGCCCTGGTCGGATTGCAGTATTCGAACGCACCCAGCTGGGCCACCTTCGTCTTCGGCCGCAGCGCCGCCGAGGAGTCGGCGCGAGCCCTCTTCACCGCTGTGGAGCAACGCGTTTCGACACTCCCGCACAGGCCGAAGCTGTACCTCTACGGCCAGAGCCTCGGGGCACTGGGCGGCAACGCCATCTTCGCCGATGACGCCGACCAGGACCGCCGCACCTGCGCGGCGCTCTGGGCGGGACCTCCGGCGAACGACGTGCATCGCGCCGGCGCGACGGTGCTCGCGAATGCCTCCGACCCGGTGGTGCACTGGTCACCGTCGCTGCTGTGGAGTCCCCCGAATCTCACCGGCACCCGCCCGGATGCCCCTGTCCCCCGGTGGCTTCCGGTGGTGAGCTTCCTGCAGACCAGCCTCGACCTGCTCGGCGCCTTGGACGCGCCCTCCGGTCACGGCCACCGCTACGGCGTCGATCAGGGCACCGCGCTGGGCACCTGCTGA
- a CDS encoding response regulator, translating into MAITVLIADDQAMVRAGFGALLAAQPDISVVGDAPDGKTAVAEAKRLRPDVVLMDVRMPEMNGLDAARAILSAGFDPPVRVLMLTTFDIDDYVYEALGIGASGFLLKDAPAEELVRAVRVVAAGDALLAPTVTRRLIADVTKRRNRRAPAPALGVLTPREREVLELVARGLSNAEIADNLFVAEQTVKTHVSKVFAKLNLRDRAQAVVLAYESGLVTPG; encoded by the coding sequence GTGGCGATAACGGTGTTGATCGCCGACGATCAGGCGATGGTGCGAGCCGGATTCGGCGCGCTGCTCGCGGCGCAACCGGATATCAGCGTGGTGGGTGACGCGCCCGACGGCAAAACCGCTGTGGCGGAGGCGAAACGGCTCCGCCCGGATGTGGTGCTCATGGATGTGCGCATGCCCGAGATGAATGGTCTGGACGCGGCGCGGGCGATTCTCTCCGCCGGGTTCGATCCGCCGGTGCGGGTGCTCATGCTCACCACCTTCGATATCGACGACTACGTGTACGAGGCGCTCGGGATCGGGGCCAGCGGCTTCCTGCTCAAGGACGCGCCCGCCGAGGAGTTGGTGCGCGCGGTGCGCGTGGTCGCCGCCGGTGACGCGCTACTCGCGCCGACCGTCACGCGCAGGCTCATCGCCGATGTGACCAAGCGGCGCAACAGGCGTGCGCCCGCACCCGCGCTGGGGGTGCTCACCCCGCGCGAACGCGAGGTGCTGGAGCTGGTCGCGCGCGGGCTCTCCAATGCCGAGATCGCCGACAATCTCTTCGTGGCGGAGCAGACCGTGAAGACCCATGTCTCCAAGGTTTTCGCCAAACTGAATCTGCGGGATCGCGCGCAGGCGGTGGTGCTGGCCTATGAGTCCGGCCTGGTGACGCCGGGCTGA
- a CDS encoding sensor histidine kinase: MVGTLAKRALSARARQWFDGITVLVALIFIAVAWPTLHLTHAVPAAAQPFIAGFAAFPILLVRVNPALGWAVSAGSALLISLAVPHTPGNTLPFQVVHILSLFALVFAVAVRAPIQIVGVAWVATSLLMATTMAQTGDSFAEAGLGWPIAITGLVVLGLLVRWVVVSRQQLLKQEEETELERARRAILEEKARIARDLHDVVAHHMSMVVVQAQTAPYRIDGLSAEAKEEFESIGSGARSALNEIRGLLGVLRSDGQLPEHAPQPTATDVLGLLEGARRAGVPLTWTIDGNLDAVPETTGLALYRIVQESLANASRHAPGAPVWVRIASAAALNLSVANDRPLGPAHTDHVGGSGIAGMQSRAASVGGNLTAAPRPDGGFEVRAELPLTLGADAMHATLGSGI; encoded by the coding sequence ATGGTCGGTACTTTGGCGAAGCGGGCACTCTCGGCGAGAGCGCGGCAGTGGTTCGACGGCATCACGGTGCTGGTCGCACTCATATTCATCGCGGTGGCGTGGCCGACCCTGCATCTCACCCATGCGGTACCGGCGGCCGCGCAGCCCTTCATCGCGGGGTTCGCGGCGTTCCCCATCCTGCTGGTGCGGGTGAATCCGGCGCTGGGATGGGCGGTTTCGGCCGGATCGGCGCTGCTCATCTCGCTGGCGGTACCGCATACACCCGGTAACACGCTGCCCTTCCAGGTCGTGCACATACTGTCGCTGTTCGCGCTGGTGTTCGCGGTGGCGGTGCGCGCGCCCATTCAGATCGTCGGGGTGGCGTGGGTGGCGACCTCGCTGCTGATGGCCACCACCATGGCGCAGACCGGGGACAGTTTCGCCGAAGCCGGACTCGGCTGGCCGATAGCCATTACCGGGCTGGTCGTACTCGGACTCCTGGTGCGCTGGGTGGTGGTCTCCCGCCAGCAGCTGCTCAAGCAGGAGGAGGAGACCGAGCTGGAGCGGGCGCGGCGCGCGATCCTGGAGGAGAAGGCGCGCATCGCCCGCGATCTGCACGATGTGGTCGCACATCACATGTCGATGGTGGTGGTGCAGGCGCAGACCGCGCCGTATCGCATCGACGGCCTGTCCGCCGAGGCCAAGGAGGAGTTCGAATCCATCGGCTCGGGTGCACGCTCGGCGCTCAACGAGATTCGCGGGCTGCTGGGGGTGCTGCGCAGTGACGGGCAGCTGCCCGAGCATGCCCCGCAACCCACCGCGACCGATGTGCTCGGCCTGCTCGAGGGCGCTCGCCGCGCGGGCGTACCACTCACCTGGACCATCGACGGGAATCTGGACGCGGTGCCGGAGACGACCGGCCTCGCGCTGTACCGCATCGTGCAGGAATCCCTCGCCAATGCCTCGCGGCATGCGCCCGGCGCGCCGGTGTGGGTGCGCATTGCCAGTGCCGCCGCGCTGAATCTGTCTGTCGCCAATGACCGTCCGCTCGGTCCGGCGCACACCGATCATGTCGGTGGCAGCGGGATCGCGGGGATGCAGTCCCGTGCGGCCTCGGTCGGCGGCAATCTCACCGCCGCGCCCCGCCCCGACGGTGGCTTCGAGGTCCGTGCCGAATTGCCGCTGACGCTCGGCGCGGACGCCATGCACGCCACGCTCGGCTCCGGGATCTGA
- the gatC gene encoding Asp-tRNA(Asn)/Glu-tRNA(Gln) amidotransferase subunit GatC — MPAISRDEVAHLARLSRLALTDDELDLYAGQLDSILTHVAQISEVAAADVPATASPNPATNVTRPDVEQPCLTPEEALSGAPAVEEQRFLVPQILGEGE; from the coding sequence GTGCCCGCCATCTCCAGGGACGAGGTCGCACATCTCGCCCGGTTGTCCCGGCTCGCTTTGACCGATGACGAACTCGATCTGTACGCCGGTCAGTTGGATTCCATCCTGACCCACGTCGCGCAGATTTCCGAGGTCGCCGCGGCCGATGTCCCCGCCACCGCTTCCCCGAACCCCGCGACCAATGTGACGCGCCCGGATGTGGAGCAGCCCTGCCTTACTCCGGAGGAGGCGCTTTCGGGCGCACCCGCCGTCGAGGAGCAGCGGTTCCTGGTTCCGCAGATTCTGGGAGAGGGCGAATGA
- the gatA gene encoding Asp-tRNA(Asn)/Glu-tRNA(Gln) amidotransferase subunit GatA, whose protein sequence is MTDLTKLSASALAEKIHAREVSSVEVTEAHIARIAEVDGEINAFLHVAGEQALLTAAEVDREIAAGKTASALAGVPLALKDVFTTTDMPTTCGSKILEGWTAPYDATVTARLRAAGIPILGKTNMDEFAMGSSTENSAYGPTRNPWDTTRIPGGSGGGSAAALASYQAPLAIGTDTGGSIRQPAAVTATVGTKPTYGTVSRYGLVACASSLDQGGPCGRTVLDTALLHEVIAGYDPRDSTSRNVPVPPVVAAAREGAKGDLSGVKVGVVKELHSDSYQPGVISSFDAAVAQLKDLGAEVIEVSCPNFEYALAAYYLILPSEVSSNLARFDSMRYGMRVGDDGTHSADQVMSLSRAAGFGPEVKRRIMIGTYALSSGYYEAYYGQALKVRTLIARDFDKAYESVDVLVSPTSPFTPWKLGEKVNDPLAMYLSDLCTLPTNLAGHCGMSVPSGLSADDGLPVGLQIMAPALADDRLYRVGAAYEAARGDIA, encoded by the coding sequence ATGACAGACCTGACGAAGCTGAGCGCGTCCGCGCTGGCCGAGAAGATCCATGCCCGCGAGGTCTCCTCGGTCGAGGTGACCGAGGCGCATATCGCGCGCATCGCCGAGGTCGACGGTGAGATCAACGCCTTCCTGCACGTCGCCGGTGAGCAGGCGCTGCTGACCGCCGCCGAGGTCGATCGCGAGATCGCCGCGGGTAAGACCGCCTCGGCGCTGGCGGGTGTTCCGTTGGCGCTCAAGGACGTTTTCACCACCACCGATATGCCGACCACCTGCGGGTCGAAAATTCTCGAGGGCTGGACCGCGCCGTACGACGCGACCGTCACCGCACGACTGCGCGCGGCCGGCATCCCGATTCTCGGCAAGACCAATATGGACGAGTTCGCCATGGGCTCCTCCACCGAGAACTCCGCGTACGGGCCGACCCGAAACCCGTGGGATACCACCAGGATTCCGGGCGGCTCCGGCGGTGGCTCGGCGGCGGCGCTGGCCTCGTACCAGGCTCCCCTCGCGATCGGCACCGATACCGGTGGCTCGATCCGGCAGCCCGCCGCGGTCACCGCGACCGTCGGCACCAAGCCCACCTACGGCACCGTCTCCCGATACGGCCTGGTCGCGTGCGCGTCATCGCTGGATCAGGGTGGGCCGTGCGGGCGCACCGTGCTCGATACCGCGCTGCTGCACGAGGTCATCGCCGGGTACGACCCGCGCGACTCCACCTCGCGCAATGTGCCGGTGCCGCCGGTGGTCGCCGCCGCGCGCGAAGGCGCCAAGGGTGATCTGTCCGGTGTGAAGGTCGGTGTGGTCAAGGAGCTGCACTCGGACTCCTATCAGCCCGGTGTCATCTCCTCCTTCGACGCCGCGGTCGCGCAGCTGAAGGATCTGGGCGCCGAGGTGATCGAGGTGTCCTGCCCGAACTTCGAGTACGCGCTCGCGGCCTACTACCTCATCCTGCCGTCGGAGGTGTCGTCGAACCTGGCGCGCTTCGACTCCATGCGGTACGGCATGCGCGTCGGCGACGACGGTACGCACAGCGCGGATCAGGTCATGTCGCTCAGCCGGGCGGCCGGGTTCGGCCCGGAGGTCAAGCGGCGCATCATGATCGGCACCTACGCGCTGTCGTCGGGCTACTACGAGGCCTACTACGGTCAGGCGCTCAAGGTGCGCACGCTCATCGCGCGCGACTTCGACAAGGCGTACGAGTCGGTGGACGTGCTGGTCTCGCCGACCAGTCCGTTCACGCCGTGGAAGCTGGGCGAGAAGGTCAACGACCCACTGGCCATGTATCTTTCGGACCTGTGCACGCTGCCCACCAACCTGGCCGGGCACTGCGGTATGTCGGTGCCGTCCGGGCTGAGCGCGGACGACGGGCTGCCCGTCGGCCTGCAGATCATGGCCCCGGCGCTGGCCGACGACCGGCTGTACCGGGTCGGCGCGGCCTATGAGGCGGCCCGCGGCGATATCGCCTGA